One Echinicola strongylocentroti DNA window includes the following coding sequences:
- a CDS encoding coiled-coil domain-containing protein translates to MSTNIPEEKSSRNEKGKNILIIVLLLLVIFSGIKLYFDSVDKSQKTEEILILSEENNDLNLRIDSMAYQLDLRINEIKKLGGNVDSLVVLKEQLLAERNTERNRSTAEINELNKKIDSFSGVLTEKDTEIEQLKKVNEQLFTENQDLKTSKAEIEDSIVQLNLKQEKLEEKVNIAQKLYAENIVVAAVNSRGREREGSFRNRHIDKLKVSLDITENNVAEPGTRDIFVQVIAPNNQVIFDIAKGSGTFTIDGREEFYTAKQAILYDNTRKSLIYLYQKESDYPEGTYQVKVYSEGFNIGNRTFEVK, encoded by the coding sequence ATGAGTACTAATATACCCGAAGAGAAATCGTCAAGAAATGAAAAGGGGAAAAATATCCTGATCATTGTTTTGCTACTTTTAGTCATCTTCAGTGGCATTAAACTGTACTTTGACAGTGTGGACAAGTCACAAAAGACGGAAGAAATCCTCATTTTATCAGAAGAGAACAACGATCTCAACCTCCGCATCGACAGCATGGCCTATCAATTGGACCTCCGTATCAACGAAATAAAAAAATTAGGCGGCAATGTCGATTCATTGGTCGTCCTGAAAGAGCAACTACTGGCTGAACGGAACACAGAACGAAACAGAAGCACTGCTGAAATCAATGAACTGAACAAAAAAATAGACAGCTTCTCTGGTGTGCTCACTGAAAAAGATACCGAAATCGAACAGCTCAAAAAGGTCAACGAGCAACTTTTTACAGAAAACCAAGACTTAAAGACCTCCAAAGCCGAAATTGAAGATTCTATCGTCCAGCTCAATCTAAAGCAAGAAAAACTTGAGGAGAAAGTCAATATAGCACAAAAGCTATATGCCGAAAACATCGTGGTAGCTGCCGTCAACTCTAGGGGCCGTGAAAGGGAAGGTTCTTTTCGTAATCGCCACATAGATAAGCTAAAGGTTTCCCTTGACATTACCGAAAACAATGTGGCCGAACCCGGCACCCGGGATATCTTTGTGCAGGTAATCGCCCCTAACAACCAAGTGATCTTTGACATTGCCAAAGGTTCCGGTACGTTTACCATTGACGGGAGAGAGGAATTTTATACTGCCAAACAAGCTATCCTGTACGATAATACCAGAAAGAGCCTGATCTACCTGTACCAGAAAGAATCTGATTACCCTGAGGGAACCTATCAAGTAAAGGTTTATTCCGAAGGATTCAATATTGGCAACCGCACCTTTGAAGTAAAATAG
- a CDS encoding methyltransferase domain-containing protein, whose protein sequence is MYPLLDENYWLSRYQQNEIGWDAGEATLPLKQYLDQLLDYRVEILIPGGGNAHEAAYAFDKGFENVHVLDIAKAPILQFRERHPEFPKAHLHHQNFFDHHGEYDLILEQTFFCALAPNLRNDYVNKMAQLLKPQGKLVGVLFDVDFGKEGPPFGGNKDLYEAVLSEGLELLMLEPCYNSIAARAGREFFFMAQRKDVT, encoded by the coding sequence ATGTATCCTTTACTTGATGAAAATTATTGGCTCTCCAGGTACCAGCAGAATGAAATTGGCTGGGATGCTGGCGAAGCAACCCTTCCACTAAAGCAATATTTAGACCAACTTCTAGATTATAGAGTAGAGATTTTGATCCCCGGAGGGGGAAATGCACATGAAGCAGCTTATGCTTTTGATAAAGGGTTTGAAAATGTACATGTACTGGACATTGCGAAAGCCCCTATTCTGCAATTTCGAGAAAGGCACCCTGAATTTCCCAAGGCGCATTTACATCACCAAAACTTCTTTGACCATCATGGAGAATATGACTTGATTTTGGAGCAGACGTTCTTTTGTGCTTTGGCTCCCAATTTACGAAATGATTATGTTAATAAAATGGCGCAGCTATTAAAACCTCAAGGTAAGCTTGTCGGGGTGTTGTTTGACGTGGACTTTGGGAAGGAGGGACCACCATTTGGTGGAAACAAAGATCTCTACGAAGCTGTTTTATCAGAAGGGCTTGAGCTTTTAATGCTTGAGCCATGTTACAATTCCATTGCCGCAAGAGCAGGAAGGGAGTTTTTTTTCATGGCTCAAAGAAAGGATGTTACCTAA
- a CDS encoding class I SAM-dependent methyltransferase encodes MFYRIYPFFAYLRYFLLKVDRHSLQGPFAFQIYDTLMDFTKQKRDPTLEKKRHRLLSNDSSITVQDFGSGSIHLKHPVRKISAITKHSSSQPKFSLLYQYFCSISPAYMVLELGTCVGMTTCYLAKVTKGTVYTFEGAPELAQVAKNTFSDFPNVTLLPGHLSSTLPSFLEQRPTVNFALIDAHHNYPATLAFWNTLLPHLKEDSIVIIGDIHRSIEMEKAWEAIKSHVAVTMSMDFFECGVVFFKKGLKKQHYILHY; translated from the coding sequence GTGTTTTATCGAATATATCCATTCTTTGCCTATCTTCGCTATTTTTTGCTCAAGGTAGATCGTCATTCCCTGCAAGGCCCCTTTGCTTTTCAGATCTATGACACTTTAATGGATTTCACCAAACAGAAAAGGGATCCGACGCTTGAAAAAAAAAGGCATAGGCTCCTCTCCAACGACTCCTCCATTACCGTGCAGGACTTTGGCTCCGGATCAATTCACTTAAAGCATCCTGTCCGAAAAATCTCCGCTATCACCAAACACAGTTCCAGCCAACCGAAATTCTCGTTGCTTTACCAATATTTTTGCTCCATTTCCCCTGCCTATATGGTATTGGAACTGGGCACCTGCGTGGGGATGACCACCTGCTATTTGGCCAAAGTCACCAAGGGCACGGTTTACACATTTGAAGGGGCACCAGAATTGGCCCAAGTGGCAAAAAACACCTTTTCGGACTTCCCCAACGTAACCTTGCTTCCCGGCCACCTATCCTCTACCCTTCCTTCCTTTTTGGAGCAAAGGCCAACAGTTAATTTTGCCCTGATAGATGCCCATCACAATTACCCAGCTACCCTTGCATTCTGGAACACCCTGCTCCCTCACCTTAAGGAAGATAGCATTGTCATTATCGGGGATATTCACCGCTCCATAGAGATGGAAAAAGCCTGGGAAGCCATAAAATCCCATGTTGCTGTCACCATGAGCATGGACTTTTTTGAGTGTGGCGTAGTGTTCTTCAAGAAAGGGTTAAAAAAACAGCACTACATTCTTCATTATTAG
- the apaG gene encoding Co2+/Mg2+ efflux protein ApaG: MVTAITEGIKVSVEATYQAEYSSPHQHHFVFTYKVTIENNSNSTIQLLRRRWEVFDAGQEARVIEGDGVIGQQPIIEPGYAHQYVSGCNLHSGKGKMKGSYSMERIQDGKIIAVTIPEFQLIANIFHN, translated from the coding sequence ATGGTAACAGCTATTACAGAAGGCATCAAAGTAAGCGTAGAAGCTACCTACCAAGCGGAATACTCCAGTCCGCACCAACACCACTTTGTCTTTACGTATAAAGTTACCATAGAAAACAACAGCAATAGCACCATCCAACTCCTAAGGCGGCGCTGGGAAGTATTTGATGCTGGCCAAGAAGCGCGGGTCATCGAAGGGGATGGTGTAATCGGCCAGCAACCCATCATAGAACCAGGATATGCCCATCAATATGTATCTGGGTGCAACCTTCATTCTGGCAAAGGCAAAATGAAAGGCAGCTATTCAATGGAGCGTATTCAGGACGGCAAGATCATTGCTGTCACCATACCTGAATTCCAACTTATTGCCAACATCTTCCACAACTAG
- the ung gene encoding uracil-DNA glycosylase, whose translation MNVKIAPSWKEKLSEEFEKPYFKSLAAFVKNEYQQKQIYPTGGEIFNAFDKCPFDDVKVVILGQDPYHGPGQAHGLSFSVREGVPFPPSLLNIFKELKQDLNIDIPSHGNLERWAAQGVLMLNATLTVEAHKAGSHQKKGWEEFTDAVIRKLAEEREGLVFMLWGAYARKKAAFISDQTHLKLHAPHPSPLSAYRGFLGCGHFSRTNDYLKEKGVEQINW comes from the coding sequence ATGAACGTTAAAATAGCTCCCTCCTGGAAGGAGAAATTATCTGAAGAGTTTGAAAAGCCCTATTTTAAATCCCTGGCGGCATTTGTGAAAAATGAATACCAGCAAAAACAAATTTACCCTACGGGGGGCGAAATCTTCAATGCATTTGATAAATGCCCCTTTGACGATGTGAAGGTGGTCATACTTGGCCAAGACCCTTATCACGGTCCAGGGCAGGCACATGGACTTTCCTTTTCTGTCCGTGAAGGGGTGCCTTTTCCTCCTTCTTTGCTGAATATTTTTAAAGAATTAAAACAAGATTTGAATATCGATATTCCTTCCCATGGGAATTTGGAGCGCTGGGCGGCTCAGGGGGTTCTTATGCTCAATGCCACCCTTACCGTGGAAGCGCATAAGGCAGGATCACACCAAAAGAAAGGCTGGGAGGAATTTACCGATGCGGTGATCCGGAAGCTTGCCGAAGAAAGGGAAGGATTGGTGTTTATGTTATGGGGGGCTTATGCTCGAAAAAAAGCCGCCTTTATTTCTGATCAAACACACCTCAAACTCCATGCTCCCCATCCGAGCCCTCTCTCTGCGTATAGAGGTTTTTTGGGCTGCGGACATTTTAGCAGAACCAATGATTACTTAAAAGAGAAAGGGGTTGAGCAAATTAACTGGTGA
- the lepB gene encoding signal peptidase I, with protein sequence MSSEKKKKGPVREWLDALVFAVIAASLIRWLFLEPFTIPTASMEKSLLVGDFLFVSKMHYGTRTPQTLLQVPLTHQKIWGTDIPSYSDAIQLPYYRLPGFSSVDRNDVVVFNYPDEFEHPVDLKTNYIKRAVGIPGDVIEIQDAQVIINGAPAENPEEMQFSYDVVPNRMLNAEFFEQFDINQDSFHPYNGMYVVFTTPEIAKQLEQSPVIKKVQIRTYEKGNGDPEIHPDGAYYGWNRDNFGPLTVPAKGWTIDLTEDNVRRYAFTIRHYEGIENLQIEANQLFIDGQKQDSYTFKQDYYFMMGDNRHDSLDSRFWGFVPENHVVGKAWFLWLSLDKHKSMISKIRWDRFFKGIH encoded by the coding sequence ATGAGTTCAGAAAAAAAGAAAAAAGGGCCAGTTAGGGAATGGCTGGACGCACTGGTATTTGCAGTTATCGCTGCCAGTTTGATACGTTGGTTATTTTTAGAACCATTTACCATCCCTACTGCTTCCATGGAAAAGTCCCTTCTTGTAGGTGATTTTCTCTTTGTGAGTAAAATGCATTATGGTACCCGAACGCCGCAAACCCTGCTCCAGGTACCATTGACACATCAAAAAATCTGGGGAACGGACATTCCATCCTATTCAGACGCCATCCAACTCCCCTACTACAGGCTACCTGGTTTTAGCAGTGTGGATAGAAATGATGTTGTGGTCTTTAATTATCCGGATGAATTCGAACATCCTGTCGATCTTAAGACCAATTATATCAAGCGGGCAGTGGGCATCCCCGGAGATGTCATCGAAATCCAGGACGCACAAGTTATTATCAATGGAGCTCCTGCAGAAAACCCTGAAGAAATGCAGTTTTCGTACGATGTCGTACCGAACAGAATGCTCAATGCCGAGTTTTTTGAGCAGTTTGACATCAACCAAGACTCTTTCCACCCGTATAACGGCATGTATGTAGTATTCACCACCCCTGAAATCGCCAAACAACTGGAACAGTCTCCGGTGATAAAAAAGGTGCAGATCAGAACATACGAAAAAGGGAATGGCGATCCAGAAATTCATCCGGACGGGGCGTATTATGGCTGGAACAGGGACAACTTCGGCCCACTGACTGTACCTGCAAAAGGCTGGACTATTGATCTTACTGAAGACAATGTACGGCGTTATGCTTTTACCATTCGTCATTACGAAGGCATCGAAAACCTCCAGATCGAGGCTAATCAGCTTTTTATCGATGGTCAAAAGCAGGATTCTTACACTTTTAAGCAGGATTACTACTTTATGATGGGGGATAATAGACACGATTCCCTTGACTCCAGGTTTTGGGGCTTTGTCCCAGAAAACCATGTCGTAGGAAAAGCCTGGTTCTTGTGGTTGTCCCTGGATAAGCACAAGAGTATGATCAGCAAAATTCGCTGGGACAGGTTCTTCAAGGGCATACATTAA
- the dapB gene encoding 4-hydroxy-tetrahydrodipicolinate reductase encodes MNILILGYGKMGKVISQLAEERGHTIAAKIDESNVDELDTLDASEVDAAIEFSQPDAAVNNLTWAIKHNIPVVCGTTGWLEKKPEIERLTLSNGSAFFYASNYSIGVNVFFKVNSFLAKIMNEQPDYNVKMEEIHHTEKKDAPSGTAITLAEAIIDRVDRVKRWDLDSDVNGNEHALPITAKRIDPAPGTHIVTYQSAIDDIEIKHTAHSRKGFALGAVLVAEWIKDKKGVLSMDDYLTF; translated from the coding sequence ATGAACATATTGATTTTAGGCTATGGCAAAATGGGCAAAGTCATATCACAACTTGCCGAAGAAAGAGGCCACACCATTGCAGCAAAAATCGACGAAAGCAATGTCGACGAGCTTGACACCCTTGACGCCAGTGAGGTAGACGCAGCTATTGAATTCAGCCAACCTGATGCAGCAGTAAACAACCTCACTTGGGCAATCAAGCACAATATTCCCGTGGTCTGTGGCACGACAGGATGGCTGGAAAAAAAACCAGAAATAGAACGGCTTACCCTCTCCAATGGCAGCGCATTTTTCTATGCCTCCAATTATAGCATTGGGGTAAACGTGTTTTTTAAGGTCAACAGCTTCCTGGCCAAAATCATGAACGAACAGCCTGACTATAACGTCAAAATGGAAGAAATCCACCATACTGAAAAAAAAGACGCTCCAAGTGGTACAGCCATCACTTTGGCCGAGGCCATTATCGACCGAGTAGATCGGGTAAAACGTTGGGATCTGGACAGTGATGTGAACGGTAACGAACACGCCCTTCCAATCACCGCCAAGCGAATTGACCCGGCGCCCGGGACACATATAGTGACCTACCAATCAGCTATAGACGATATTGAGATCAAACACACTGCCCACAGCAGAAAAGGATTTGCTCTTGGCGCAGTTTTAGTAGCTGAGTGGATCAAAGACAAAAAAGGCGTGTTGTCCATGGACGACTACCTTACCTTTTAA
- a CDS encoding DUF5683 domain-containing protein: protein MRTVHSDSTGQAEITIDQKDIKNPKKAALLSAILPGAGQVYNEKMWKVPIIYGGIITTAYFVEFNNRRYQLFKEALTIYRDDDESTDNIFPNLNEDGLIRNVDYWRRNRDACYLVFTAIYALNIVDALVDAHLSGFDVSNDLTFKLEPSVEPTYASGNAVGLSFKIQFK, encoded by the coding sequence ATTAGGACCGTTCATTCTGACTCCACCGGGCAGGCTGAAATAACCATTGACCAAAAAGACATCAAAAACCCAAAGAAAGCAGCCCTTCTCTCGGCCATTTTGCCAGGAGCAGGACAGGTGTATAATGAGAAAATGTGGAAAGTTCCGATTATTTATGGTGGAATCATTACTACTGCTTACTTTGTGGAGTTCAACAACAGAAGGTACCAATTATTCAAGGAGGCGTTGACCATTTACAGGGATGATGATGAAAGTACGGACAACATCTTCCCCAACCTGAACGAAGACGGCCTGATCAGAAATGTAGATTACTGGCGACGCAACAGGGATGCATGTTATTTGGTCTTCACGGCAATTTATGCCCTGAACATAGTGGATGCCTTAGTGGATGCCCACTTATCTGGCTTTGATGTCTCCAACGACCTCACCTTCAAACTAGAACCGTCCGTAGAACCCACTTATGCAAGTGGAAATGCTGTTGGATTATCCTTTAAAATACAATTTAAATAA
- a CDS encoding ParB/RepB/Spo0J family partition protein — MADNKKPTTNKKKALGRGLGALLQDSPNKESKSTPQEQASPEAGIYEVPLDQIQVNPYQPRTHFDKEALQELADSIIVQGIIQPITVRKLADHEYQLISGERRFQASKIAGLQVVPAYVRTANDQQMLEMALIENIQRENLNALEIAHSYQRLLSECELKQEQLGDRVGKNRTTVNNYLRLLKLPPDIQAGIRDKKISMGHARALINVEDVDKQLAIYRKTLDEELSVRKVEALVKALHEEGDEEKTITSKPELDPVKKYELGKLQQKLASHLGTKVSLNMDHKDKGEIKIPFGSTDDLNRILEILEII; from the coding sequence ATGGCTGATAATAAAAAACCCACAACAAATAAGAAAAAAGCACTGGGAAGAGGGCTAGGCGCATTGTTGCAGGACTCTCCGAATAAGGAATCCAAAAGTACCCCTCAGGAACAGGCTAGTCCAGAAGCGGGGATTTACGAAGTACCACTGGACCAAATCCAAGTCAACCCCTATCAGCCAAGAACCCACTTTGACAAAGAAGCCCTCCAAGAGCTCGCCGATTCGATCATTGTCCAAGGGATCATCCAACCGATCACGGTACGAAAACTGGCCGACCATGAATATCAGCTGATTTCTGGAGAAAGGCGCTTCCAAGCCTCCAAAATCGCCGGACTGCAAGTAGTACCTGCTTATGTAAGAACAGCCAATGACCAGCAAATGCTGGAAATGGCCCTTATCGAAAACATCCAACGGGAAAACCTCAATGCCCTGGAAATAGCGCATTCCTACCAACGCTTGCTTTCGGAATGTGAGCTCAAGCAGGAGCAACTCGGTGACCGTGTCGGCAAAAACAGGACCACTGTAAACAACTACCTCCGGCTGCTAAAGCTCCCCCCAGACATCCAAGCGGGGATCAGGGACAAAAAAATATCCATGGGCCATGCACGTGCCCTCATCAACGTAGAAGATGTGGACAAGCAGCTAGCCATTTACCGAAAAACACTGGATGAAGAGCTTAGTGTCCGAAAAGTGGAAGCCTTGGTAAAAGCACTGCATGAAGAGGGTGACGAGGAAAAAACCATCACCAGCAAACCGGAGTTGGACCCAGTAAAAAAATATGAACTGGGCAAACTCCAGCAAAAGCTCGCTTCCCACTTGGGCACCAAAGTCAGTCTAAACATGGACCACAAAGACAAGGGTGAAATCAAAATACCATTTGGGTCGACCGATGACCTAAACCGCATTTTAGAAATCTTAGAAATTATTTGA
- a CDS encoding ParA family protein gives MGKIVAIANQKGGVGKTTTAMNLAASLAVLEFKTLVIDADPQANTTSGLGQDPKEIENSIYECMVDGVDISSIVMNTEIEHLDLVPSHIDLVGAEVEMINLENREEKMREVVEPLKGNYDFIIIDCSPSLGLITINALTAADSVIIPVQCEYFALEGLGKLLNTIKIIQTRLNTDLEIEGILLTMYDVRLRLSNQVVEEVKMHFKNMVFNTIIPRNVKLGESPSFGLPAIAFDAEGKGALSYLNLANEIAERNGLVKMN, from the coding sequence ATGGGAAAAATCGTAGCTATTGCCAATCAAAAAGGAGGAGTAGGTAAAACCACTACCGCAATGAACCTGGCTGCCAGTCTGGCTGTGCTGGAATTTAAAACCCTGGTAATTGATGCTGATCCACAGGCCAACACCACTTCCGGGCTAGGGCAGGATCCAAAGGAAATCGAAAACAGCATCTACGAATGCATGGTAGATGGCGTGGACATTTCTTCCATCGTGATGAATACTGAGATCGAGCACCTCGACCTAGTACCTTCGCATATTGACCTGGTGGGAGCCGAAGTGGAAATGATCAATTTAGAAAACAGGGAAGAGAAAATGCGCGAGGTGGTCGAACCGCTGAAAGGAAATTATGATTTTATCATTATTGACTGCTCACCTTCTTTGGGGTTGATCACCATCAATGCCCTGACAGCTGCTGACTCTGTCATCATCCCGGTCCAATGCGAATATTTTGCACTAGAAGGACTTGGCAAGCTACTGAATACCATCAAGATCATCCAGACAAGGTTGAACACCGATCTAGAGATCGAAGGTATATTGCTCACCATGTACGATGTCCGTCTCCGACTGTCCAATCAAGTGGTCGAAGAAGTGAAAATGCATTTTAAAAACATGGTATTCAATACCATTATACCAAGAAACGTTAAACTAGGAGAATCCCCAAGTTTTGGCCTTCCAGCCATCGCTTTTGATGCAGAAGGAAAAGGCGCACTATCCTACCTTAACTTGGCCAATGAAATTGCGGAGCGTAACGGTTTGGTGAAAATGAACTAA
- the yidC gene encoding membrane protein insertase YidC, giving the protein MDRNQATGLILFAAVLLIYSFFFSSPEPVTDEQNTSPTEAQAEKGTEQTTSPKATELPDNIKNLQNQEQFGEFSALVEGKEELFVLENDLVKITFSSKGGEVKSAELKNYKTWAKQPLILLDEQSTSIDYQIQTSKGPMSLNQFHFESETSTVTVEETPAQQLSFTAKTGAGNITRTYTLADDDYVVNQRIETNGLSSLTDQNITVVWQDKLKKQEADISESRRKTYVNFYTTEGDYDYLSASSDEDAERPSEPIKWIAFKQRFFTSGIIASQQFSDVNLEQTVPTDTMSVKNMTASMSIPLENGQATNSYYFGPNNYKILKKVTPDFERNVDMGYFFVSWVNKYIIVNLFHYLEKVISNYGVIIILIVFIIKLFLFPLTYKSYIGMAKMRVIKPEIDELKEKYPDDPTKQQQEQMKLFSQLGVSPISGCLPMILQMPFLFAMFFFFPNSIELRQESFLWAHDLSTYDSIFTLPFTIPFYGNHVSLFTLLMTVSQIVYTRFNNQLTAAQGPMKNLGYIMPVTFMFVLNSYPAALSFYYFVSNMVTFGQQALIKRFVDDDKIREKIDQNKKKNVNKKKSKFQQRLEDAMKAAESNKKKK; this is encoded by the coding sequence ATGGATAGAAATCAAGCGACAGGTCTAATCCTTTTCGCAGCCGTGCTTCTGATTTACTCGTTTTTCTTCAGTTCACCAGAGCCGGTCACAGATGAGCAAAACACTTCTCCCACAGAAGCCCAAGCGGAAAAAGGCACGGAACAGACCACCTCTCCAAAAGCCACGGAACTTCCCGACAACATCAAAAACCTGCAAAACCAAGAGCAATTTGGCGAATTCTCTGCATTGGTAGAAGGAAAAGAGGAACTCTTCGTTCTGGAAAACGACTTGGTAAAGATCACTTTTTCATCAAAGGGAGGTGAAGTAAAAAGTGCCGAGCTGAAAAACTACAAAACATGGGCGAAACAACCGCTCATATTGTTGGATGAGCAAAGCACCTCCATCGACTACCAAATCCAGACCAGCAAAGGGCCAATGAGCCTTAACCAGTTTCACTTTGAGTCCGAAACGAGCACGGTAACAGTAGAAGAAACCCCTGCGCAGCAGCTGAGCTTCACGGCCAAAACCGGAGCAGGGAATATCACAAGAACCTACACCCTCGCCGATGACGACTACGTGGTCAACCAACGCATTGAGACCAATGGTCTCTCCAGCTTAACGGATCAAAACATCACTGTTGTCTGGCAGGACAAGCTGAAAAAGCAGGAAGCTGACATCAGCGAATCAAGAAGAAAAACCTACGTAAACTTCTATACCACTGAAGGTGATTATGATTACCTCAGCGCCTCATCCGACGAAGACGCAGAACGCCCTAGCGAGCCTATCAAATGGATCGCTTTTAAGCAGCGTTTCTTTACCTCTGGAATCATCGCCTCACAGCAGTTTTCTGACGTAAACCTAGAGCAAACTGTCCCTACAGATACCATGTCTGTAAAAAACATGACAGCCAGTATGTCCATTCCACTGGAAAACGGACAGGCCACCAACAGTTACTACTTTGGCCCGAACAATTACAAGATCCTGAAAAAGGTCACGCCTGATTTTGAGAGAAATGTGGACATGGGCTATTTTTTCGTCAGTTGGGTAAACAAGTACATCATCGTTAACCTTTTCCACTACTTGGAAAAAGTCATCAGCAATTATGGCGTCATCATCATCCTGATTGTCTTTATCATTAAGCTGTTCTTGTTCCCCCTTACCTATAAGTCCTATATTGGCATGGCCAAAATGCGGGTGATCAAACCGGAAATTGACGAACTTAAGGAAAAATACCCTGACGATCCTACCAAGCAGCAGCAAGAACAGATGAAGCTGTTCAGCCAGCTGGGGGTAAGTCCTATCAGCGGCTGTCTGCCAATGATACTGCAGATGCCTTTCCTATTTGCTATGTTCTTCTTCTTCCCGAACTCTATCGAGCTTAGACAAGAGAGCTTTCTATGGGCACATGACCTGTCCACCTACGATTCGATCTTTACCCTTCCGTTTACCATACCTTTCTACGGTAACCACGTCAGCTTGTTCACGTTGTTGATGACCGTTTCGCAAATCGTCTACACACGATTCAACAACCAACTGACAGCAGCACAAGGACCAATGAAAAACCTAGGCTACATCATGCCGGTAACCTTTATGTTTGTATTGAACTCCTATCCTGCTGCGTTGAGCTTTTATTATTTTGTTTCCAATATGGTTACCTTTGGCCAGCAAGCGTTGATCAAGCGTTTTGTTGATGATGATAAAATCAGGGAAAAAATCGATCAAAACAAAAAGAAAAACGTCAATAAGAAAAAATCAAAATTCCAACAGAGACTGGAGGATGCGATGAAAGCAGCGGAATCAAATAAAAAGAAAAAATAA